A genomic region of Aspergillus oryzae RIB40 DNA, chromosome 1 contains the following coding sequences:
- a CDS encoding uncharacterized protein (predicted protein), whose product MEVLGLVTDRRDGDGDGKVRKEDEEEEAEERKEERVTMADEMVVVIMVMDGFWPIQYFSLSGHFLSVFPLCPTLLSCLVLFVVSAHPKHARRGSISYNYVCKPLEAIQLARRKNFNGPPS is encoded by the exons atggaagttcTGGGATTGGTTACGGATCggagagatggtgatggagatggaaaggttaggaaagaggatgaggaggaggaggcggaggagaggaaggaagaaagagtgaCGATGGCGGATgagatggtggtggtgattatGGTGATGGATGGTTTTTGGCCGATCCAGTATTTTTCCCTCTCTGGTCACTTTCTATCCGTTTTCCCCCTTTGCCcaactcttctttcctgtctgGTCTTGTTCGTCGTGTC CGCCCATCCGAAACACGCTCGTCGCG GTAGTATATCCTATAACTATGTCTGTAAGCCATTGGAGGCAATTCAACTTGCACGACG TAAAAATTTCAACGGACCTCCGTCATGA